A single window of Uloborus diversus isolate 005 chromosome 5, Udiv.v.3.1, whole genome shotgun sequence DNA harbors:
- the LOC129223374 gene encoding uncharacterized protein LOC129223374 produces the protein MKTIADSVKPHAVFLFIDNLRANTQKLVETISETSGFKIIFGPLHENFKLCAPKKSMAVFKDVCPSVATKVSVIGMIKLDKAGSTCNGNMPNPTPSLNSTDDSWIDEVESEIDDDVNALTNSLLDNEEFQLETSTKENKFTQTDADITCTPSNIDDYSTMQLENALESLASDLHSLLVNVDKYVQKTFVKKCSCCHR, from the coding sequence aCAATCGCTGATAGCGTAAAGCCGCATGCAGTGTTTTTATTTATCGACAACCTCAGAGCAAATACTCAAAAACTTGTAGAAACTATTTCCGAAACATCGGGATTCAAAATCATCTTTGGACCGttacatgaaaattttaagctttgtgcACCTAAAAAGAGCATGGCGGTGTTTAAAGATGTCTGTCCTTCTGTTGCAACTAAAGTTTCTGTGATTGGAATGATAAAATTGGACAAAGCTGGAAGCACTTGCAATGGTAATATGCCGAACCCCACTCCTAGTTTAAATAGTACTGATGATAGTTGGATTGATGAAGTTGAATCTGAAATTGATGATGACGTCAATGCGCTAACCAATAGTTTGCTCGACAACGAAGAATTTCAATTGGAAACATCAACTAAAGAGAATAAGTTTACGCAAACTGATGCAGACATTACGTGTACGCCTTCAAATATTGACGATTACTCTACAATGCAGTTGGAAAATGCTCTTGAATCATTAGCATCTGATTTGCACTCATTGCTCGTTAATGTTGATAAATATGTGCAAAAAACATTTGTGAAAAAATGTTCCTGTTGTCATAGGTAA